One Pseudomonas entomophila genomic window carries:
- a CDS encoding L,D-transpeptidase has translation MLDLDFLHISLADQCLYGFSHGTLHLRLPISSARNGAGELSGSGCTPRGLHRVRAKIGAGLPRGAVLCGRRWTGEVWSPALHAQYPGRDWILSRILWLGGCELGINRLGEVDTFRRYIYLHGTPDTEPMGIPLSHGCVRLRNTDLLDLFDRVPAGCRVRIDEAACPHWASLDLQ, from the coding sequence ATGCTCGACCTCGATTTCCTGCACATATCCCTCGCCGACCAGTGCCTCTATGGCTTTAGCCATGGGACGCTGCATTTGCGCCTGCCGATCTCTTCGGCGCGCAATGGTGCGGGGGAACTGAGCGGCTCCGGTTGCACGCCGCGAGGCCTGCACCGGGTGCGTGCGAAGATTGGCGCGGGCCTGCCGAGGGGCGCGGTCCTTTGCGGGCGACGCTGGACCGGCGAAGTCTGGTCGCCGGCACTGCACGCGCAGTATCCGGGGCGCGACTGGATCCTCAGCCGCATTCTCTGGCTCGGTGGCTGCGAGCTGGGCATCAACCGCCTCGGTGAAGTCGACACCTTCCGCCGCTACATCTACCTGCATGGCACACCCGACACTGAACCTATGGGTATCCCGCTGTCCCATGGTTGTGTGCGCCTGCGCAACACCGACCTGCTTGACCTGTTCGATCGCGTGCCGGCCGGCTGCCGTGTGCGGATTGACGAGGCTGCCTGCCCGCACTGGGCCTCCCTGGATCTTCAATGA
- a CDS encoding TetR/AcrR family transcriptional regulator: MAQSETVERILDAAEQLFAERGFAETSLRLITSKAGVNLAAVNYHFGSKKALIQAVFSRFLGPFCASLERELDRRQAQQKASLEELLEMLVEQALAVQPRSNNDLSIFMRLLGLAFSQSQGHLRRYLEDMYGKVFRRYMLLVHEAAPRIPPLELFWRVHFMLGAAAFSMSGIKALRAIAETDFGINTSIEQVMRLMVPFLAAGMRADTGVTDEAMSAAQLRPRSKSGASAKA; this comes from the coding sequence ATGGCCCAGTCGGAAACCGTCGAACGTATCCTCGATGCGGCGGAGCAGCTGTTCGCGGAGCGCGGGTTCGCGGAAACCTCGTTGCGGCTGATCACCAGCAAGGCTGGGGTCAACCTGGCGGCGGTGAACTATCACTTCGGCTCGAAGAAGGCCCTGATCCAGGCAGTCTTCTCGCGTTTTCTCGGCCCTTTCTGCGCCAGCCTCGAGCGTGAACTGGATCGCCGCCAGGCGCAGCAGAAGGCTTCGCTCGAAGAGTTGCTGGAAATGCTGGTCGAGCAGGCGCTCGCCGTACAGCCGCGCAGCAACAACGACCTGTCCATCTTCATGCGCCTGCTGGGGTTGGCATTCAGCCAGAGCCAGGGCCACTTGCGCCGCTACCTGGAGGACATGTACGGCAAGGTGTTCCGCCGCTACATGCTGCTGGTCCACGAAGCCGCCCCGCGCATCCCTCCGCTGGAGTTGTTCTGGCGCGTGCACTTCATGCTGGGGGCCGCGGCATTCAGCATGTCCGGGATCAAGGCCCTGCGCGCCATCGCCGAAACCGATTTCGGTATCAATACCTCGATCGAGCAGGTCATGCGCCTGATGGTGCCGTTCCTGGCTGCCGGCATGCGTGCCGACACGGGGGTTACCGACGAGGCCATGTCCGCCGCGCAACTGCGGCCGCGAAGCAAGAGCGGCGCATCCGCCAAGGCCTGA
- the lexA gene encoding transcriptional repressor LexA has product MLKLTPRQAEILAFIKRCLEDNGFPPTRAEIAQELGFKSPNAAEEHLKALARKGAIEMTPGASRGIRIPGLEAKAEDNGLPIIGRVAAGAPILAEQHIEESCNINPAFFHPRADYLLRVHGMSMKDIGIFDGDLLAVHTTREARNGQVVVARIGDEVTVKRFKREGSKVWLIAENPEFAPIEVDLKEQELVIEGLSVGVLRR; this is encoded by the coding sequence ATGCTGAAACTGACGCCACGCCAAGCCGAGATTCTGGCTTTCATCAAACGCTGCCTCGAAGACAACGGCTTCCCCCCGACCCGCGCGGAGATCGCCCAGGAGCTGGGCTTCAAGTCGCCCAACGCCGCCGAGGAACACCTCAAGGCCCTGGCGCGCAAGGGTGCCATCGAGATGACCCCCGGCGCCTCGCGCGGCATTCGCATCCCCGGCCTCGAAGCAAAGGCCGAGGACAACGGCCTCCCCATCATTGGCCGGGTCGCTGCCGGCGCACCGATCCTCGCCGAACAGCACATCGAGGAATCCTGCAATATCAACCCGGCCTTCTTCCATCCGCGCGCCGACTACCTTCTTCGTGTGCACGGCATGAGCATGAAGGACATCGGCATCTTCGACGGCGACCTGCTGGCCGTGCACACCACCCGCGAAGCCCGCAACGGCCAGGTGGTCGTGGCCCGCATCGGCGACGAAGTCACCGTCAAGCGCTTCAAGCGTGAAGGCAGCAAGGTCTGGCTGATTGCCGAAAACCCCGAATTCGCCCCCATCGAAGTCGACCTGAAGGAACAGGAGCTGGTGATCGAGGGCTTGAGCGTCGGCGTACTTCGCCGCTGA
- the sulA gene encoding SOS-induced cell division inhibitor SulA, with protein sequence MQPFIQAPLQAQLPLFEAFLAQPVLPGLKASEQPRKSSQPELFSELALRGAPGHCQSLLAPVLRELSEEDETRWLTLIAPPGNVTQAWLREAGLNRERILLLQPGGNQSALQLACEALRLGRSHTVVSWLGNLNNSTRQQLLRAAVTGNAQSLNIRLG encoded by the coding sequence ATGCAGCCGTTCATCCAAGCTCCCCTGCAAGCCCAGTTGCCGCTGTTCGAGGCCTTTCTTGCCCAGCCGGTACTACCAGGCCTCAAGGCCAGTGAACAGCCACGCAAGAGCTCCCAGCCCGAACTGTTCAGTGAACTGGCGTTGCGTGGCGCGCCTGGGCACTGCCAGAGCCTGTTGGCCCCCGTCCTGCGGGAGCTCAGCGAGGAAGACGAAACCCGCTGGCTGACCCTCATCGCGCCACCCGGCAACGTCACCCAGGCCTGGCTGCGCGAGGCAGGCCTGAACCGTGAACGCATTCTGCTGTTGCAGCCCGGTGGCAACCAGAGCGCCCTGCAGCTCGCCTGCGAGGCATTGCGACTAGGGCGTAGCCATACGGTCGTCAGCTGGCTGGGTAACCTCAACAACAGCACCCGACAGCAATTGCTGCGCGCCGCCGTCACCGGAAACGCACAAAGCCTGAACATCCGCCTCGGCTGA
- a CDS encoding DUF6586 family protein: MAQELYTRTNQKLFFAGLALESMAKAEASGAMNAQGLVQAEREAALFHLYGALLGLCHEIAGFYRLPQASAAQAELLLNDETLRSVAIPEMAEMLELARQSETWLARLLATYAELFRPPVAKKMAKTDVTQPLIQAVNLDEAEPLVLSREELEAWRQNLKDLVRRFRDALSEC; this comes from the coding sequence ATGGCCCAGGAACTCTACACCCGCACCAATCAGAAACTGTTCTTCGCAGGCCTTGCACTGGAATCCATGGCCAAGGCTGAGGCAAGTGGGGCGATGAATGCTCAGGGCTTGGTCCAGGCCGAGCGTGAAGCGGCATTGTTCCACCTGTATGGCGCTTTGCTGGGGTTGTGCCACGAAATCGCTGGTTTCTATCGCCTGCCCCAGGCGTCGGCCGCGCAGGCCGAGCTGCTGCTCAATGACGAAACACTGCGTAGCGTGGCGATTCCGGAAATGGCCGAGATGCTGGAGCTGGCGCGGCAATCGGAAACCTGGCTGGCACGTTTGCTTGCAACTTATGCCGAATTGTTCCGACCGCCGGTCGCGAAGAAAATGGCCAAGACCGACGTCACCCAGCCGCTGATCCAGGCTGTCAATCTCGATGAGGCCGAGCCCTTGGTGCTTTCCCGCGAGGAGCTGGAGGCCTGGCGGCAGAACTTGAAAGACCTGGTGAGACGATTCCGCGACGCGCTGAGTGAGTGCTGA
- the topA gene encoding type I DNA topoisomerase, whose translation MGKSLVIVESPAKAKTINKYLGNQYVVKSSIGHIRDLPTSGSASASKEPAAKRGKAAGEAPALSPKEKARRQLVARMGVDPEAGWKAKYEILPGKEKVIDELRRLAKDADTIYLATDLDREGEAIAWHLREAIGGDDSRYKRVVFNEITKKAIQEAFSQPGDLDIDRVNAQQARRFLDRVVGYMVSPLLWAKIARGLSAGRVQSVAVKLVVEREREIRAFNPEEYWEVHADLGTAKNAKVRFEVAREKGEAFKPLNEAQAMAALEKLKASSYSVVKREDRPTSSKPSAPFITSTLQQAASNRLGFGVKKTMMMAQRLYEAGYITYMRTDSTNLSTDAVEMARSYIENEFGKQYLPDAPVVYGSKEGAQEAHEAIRPSDVNTHPTKLSGMERDAERLYELIWRQFLACQMPPAQYLSTSVTVAAGDFELRAKGRILKFDGYTRVLPQQSKPGEDDVLPEMAQGEALKLIQLDPSQHFTKPPARFTEASLVKEMEKRGIGRPSTYAAIISTIQDRGYVTLHNRRFYSEKMGDIVTERLSESFANLMDYGFTAGMEENLDDVAQGERDWKNVLDEFYGDFSKKLLTAESAENGMRANQPTLTNIACKECGRPMMIRTASTGVFLGCSGYSLPPKERCKATVNLVPGDEIAADDEGESESLVLRGKHRCPICATAMDAYLLDEKRKLHICGNNPDCAGYEIEEGSYRIKGYEGPSLECDKCGSEMQLKTGRFGKFFGCTNATCKNTRKLLKSGEAAPPKMDKVDMPELKCEKVDDTYVLRDGASGLFLAASQFPKNRETRAPLVLEIVPHKHEIDPKYHFLCDAPQKDPDGRPAVIRYSRKTKEQYVQSEVDGKPTGWKAFFDGKAWKVEDKR comes from the coding sequence ATGGGCAAATCGCTGGTCATTGTGGAATCCCCGGCCAAGGCCAAGACCATCAACAAGTACCTGGGCAACCAGTACGTGGTGAAGTCGAGTATCGGCCATATCCGCGACCTCCCCACCAGCGGTTCCGCCAGCGCGAGCAAGGAACCGGCGGCCAAGCGCGGCAAGGCCGCGGGTGAGGCGCCGGCCCTGTCGCCCAAGGAGAAGGCCCGTCGTCAGCTGGTGGCGCGCATGGGGGTCGACCCGGAGGCTGGCTGGAAAGCCAAGTACGAGATCCTTCCCGGCAAGGAGAAGGTCATCGACGAGCTGCGCCGCCTGGCCAAGGATGCCGACACCATCTATCTCGCAACCGACTTGGATCGCGAAGGGGAAGCCATTGCCTGGCACCTGCGCGAAGCCATCGGCGGCGACGACAGCCGCTACAAGCGCGTGGTGTTCAACGAAATCACCAAGAAAGCCATCCAGGAGGCCTTCTCCCAGCCGGGCGACCTCGATATCGATCGGGTCAATGCCCAGCAGGCGCGCCGTTTCCTTGACCGCGTGGTCGGCTACATGGTTTCGCCGCTGCTGTGGGCCAAGATCGCCCGTGGCTTGTCCGCAGGCCGTGTGCAGTCGGTGGCGGTGAAGCTGGTGGTCGAGCGTGAGCGCGAGATCCGTGCGTTCAACCCGGAAGAATACTGGGAAGTCCACGCCGACCTGGGCACCGCCAAGAATGCCAAGGTGCGTTTCGAAGTGGCGCGTGAGAAGGGTGAAGCCTTCAAGCCGCTCAACGAAGCCCAGGCCATGGCGGCGCTGGAGAAGCTCAAGGCGTCCAGCTACAGCGTGGTCAAGCGCGAAGACCGTCCGACCAGCAGCAAGCCGTCGGCGCCGTTCATCACCTCGACGCTGCAGCAGGCTGCGAGCAACCGCCTGGGCTTCGGTGTGAAGAAGACCATGATGATGGCCCAGCGTCTCTACGAAGCGGGCTACATCACCTACATGCGTACCGACTCGACCAACCTGTCGACCGACGCGGTGGAGATGGCGCGCAGCTACATCGAGAACGAGTTCGGCAAGCAATACCTGCCGGACGCTCCCGTGGTGTACGGCAGCAAGGAAGGCGCCCAGGAGGCGCACGAGGCGATCCGCCCATCCGACGTCAACACCCACCCAACCAAACTCAGTGGCATGGAGCGCGACGCCGAGCGCCTGTACGAGCTGATCTGGCGCCAGTTCCTGGCCTGCCAGATGCCGCCGGCGCAGTACCTGTCCACCAGTGTCACCGTGGCGGCCGGCGATTTCGAGCTGCGCGCCAAAGGCCGCATTCTGAAGTTTGACGGTTACACCCGTGTGCTGCCACAGCAGAGCAAACCGGGCGAAGATGATGTGCTGCCGGAAATGGCCCAGGGCGAAGCGCTCAAGCTGATCCAGCTCGACCCCAGCCAGCACTTCACCAAGCCGCCGGCACGCTTCACCGAGGCCAGCCTGGTCAAGGAAATGGAAAAGCGCGGCATCGGCCGCCCATCGACCTACGCGGCGATCATTTCCACCATCCAGGACCGTGGCTACGTCACGCTGCACAATCGCCGTTTCTACTCCGAGAAGATGGGCGATATCGTTACCGAGCGTCTGTCCGAAAGCTTCGCCAACCTGATGGACTACGGCTTCACCGCCGGCATGGAAGAAAACCTCGACGACGTGGCTCAGGGCGAGCGTGACTGGAAGAACGTCCTCGACGAATTCTATGGCGACTTCAGCAAGAAGCTGCTGACGGCTGAGTCCGCTGAAAACGGCATGCGTGCCAACCAGCCGACCTTGACCAACATCGCCTGCAAGGAGTGCGGGCGGCCAATGATGATCCGCACCGCGTCCACGGGCGTATTCCTCGGTTGCTCTGGCTACAGCCTGCCACCCAAGGAGCGCTGCAAGGCGACCGTCAACCTGGTGCCGGGCGATGAAATCGCTGCCGACGACGAGGGTGAGTCCGAGTCGCTGGTGCTGCGTGGCAAGCACCGCTGCCCGATCTGTGCGACGGCGATGGACGCCTACCTGCTCGACGAGAAGCGCAAGCTGCATATCTGTGGCAACAACCCGGATTGTGCAGGTTACGAGATCGAAGAGGGCAGCTACCGCATCAAGGGCTATGAAGGGCCGAGCCTGGAGTGCGACAAGTGCGGCAGCGAGATGCAGCTCAAGACCGGCCGTTTCGGCAAGTTCTTCGGCTGCACCAACGCGACCTGCAAGAACACCCGCAAGTTGCTCAAGAGCGGCGAGGCGGCGCCACCGAAGATGGACAAGGTGGACATGCCGGAGCTCAAGTGCGAGAAGGTCGATGACACATACGTGCTGCGTGATGGTGCCTCGGGGCTGTTCCTGGCCGCCAGCCAGTTCCCGAAAAACCGCGAGACCCGCGCGCCGTTGGTGCTGGAGATTGTGCCGCACAAGCACGAGATCGATCCTAAGTATCACTTCCTCTGCGACGCACCGCAGAAAGACCCTGATGGCCGTCCAGCGGTGATTCGCTATAGCCGCAAGACCAAGGAGCAGTACGTGCAGTCCGAGGTTGACGGCAAGCCGACCGGCTGGAAAGCGTTCTTCGACGGCAAGGCGTGGAAGGTCGAAGACAAGCGCTGA
- a CDS encoding DUF1653 domain-containing protein, whose protein sequence is MQIQPGVYRHYKGPEYRVFGAARHSESEEWVVFYQALYGEFGLWVRPLSMFLESVEVDGEQVPRFALVKAEEGLSGLLAQAGE, encoded by the coding sequence ATGCAGATACAACCCGGTGTGTACCGGCACTACAAAGGGCCTGAGTATCGTGTGTTCGGCGCCGCGCGCCACTCCGAAAGCGAAGAGTGGGTGGTGTTCTACCAGGCCCTGTACGGTGAGTTCGGGCTCTGGGTTCGCCCTCTTTCGATGTTCCTCGAGTCGGTCGAGGTTGACGGCGAGCAGGTGCCACGCTTTGCTTTGGTCAAGGCCGAAGAAGGGTTGTCCGGGCTGTTGGCCCAGGCAGGCGAGTAA
- the fadA gene encoding acetyl-CoA C-acyltransferase FadA — protein sequence MSLNPRDVVIVDFGRTPMGRSKGGMHRNTRAEDMSAHLISKLLERNDKIDPKEVEDVIWGCVNQTMEQGWNIARMASLMTPIPHTSAAQTVSRLCGSSMSALHTAAQAIMTGNGDVFVIGGVEHMGHVSMMHGVDPNPHLSLHAAKASGMMGLTAEMLGKMHGITREQQDLFGVRSHQLAHKATVEGKFKDEIIPMQGYDENGFLKVFDFDETIRPETTLEGLASLKPAFNPKGGTVTAGTSSQITDGASCMIVMSGQRAMDLGIQPLAVIRSMAVAGVDPAIMGYGPVPSTQKALKRAGLTMADIDFIELNEAFAAQALPVLKDLKVLDKMDEKVNLHGGAIALGHPFGCSGARISGTLLNVMKQNGGTLGVATMCVGLGQGITTVFERV from the coding sequence ATGAGCCTGAATCCAAGAGACGTGGTGATTGTCGACTTCGGTCGCACGCCAATGGGCCGCTCCAAGGGTGGCATGCACCGCAACACCCGCGCCGAAGACATGTCCGCGCACCTGATCAGCAAGCTGCTGGAGCGCAACGACAAGATCGACCCGAAAGAAGTCGAGGACGTGATCTGGGGCTGCGTCAACCAGACCATGGAGCAGGGTTGGAACATCGCCCGCATGGCGTCGTTGATGACCCCGATCCCGCATACCTCCGCCGCGCAAACCGTCAGCCGCCTGTGCGGCTCGTCGATGAGCGCGCTGCACACCGCCGCCCAGGCGATCATGACCGGCAACGGCGACGTGTTCGTTATCGGTGGTGTCGAGCACATGGGCCACGTCAGCATGATGCACGGCGTCGACCCCAACCCGCACCTGTCCTTGCACGCTGCCAAGGCCTCCGGGATGATGGGCCTCACCGCTGAAATGCTCGGTAAGATGCACGGCATCACCCGTGAGCAACAGGATCTGTTCGGTGTGCGTTCGCACCAGCTCGCCCACAAGGCGACGGTCGAAGGCAAGTTCAAGGACGAGATCATCCCGATGCAGGGGTATGACGAGAACGGCTTCCTGAAGGTCTTCGACTTCGACGAAACCATTCGCCCGGAAACCACCCTCGAAGGCCTGGCGTCGCTCAAGCCTGCGTTCAACCCGAAAGGCGGCACCGTGACGGCGGGTACCTCTTCGCAGATCACCGACGGCGCCTCGTGCATGATCGTCATGTCCGGCCAGCGCGCCATGGACCTGGGGATCCAGCCGCTGGCGGTCATCCGCTCGATGGCTGTTGCGGGTGTCGACCCGGCGATCATGGGCTACGGCCCGGTGCCTTCGACGCAGAAAGCCCTCAAGCGCGCCGGCCTGACGATGGCTGACATCGACTTCATCGAGCTCAACGAAGCCTTCGCCGCACAGGCCCTGCCCGTGCTGAAAGATCTGAAAGTGCTCGACAAGATGGATGAGAAGGTTAACCTGCACGGCGGCGCCATCGCCCTGGGCCACCCGTTCGGTTGCTCCGGTGCGCGGATTTCCGGCACCCTGCTCAACGTCATGAAGCAGAATGGCGGCACGCTCGGCGTTGCCACCATGTGCGTCGGCCTCGGTCAAGGCATCACCACTGTCTTCGAACGCGTCTGA
- the fadB gene encoding fatty acid oxidation complex subunit alpha FadB, with amino-acid sequence MIYEGKAITVKALESGIVELKFDLKGESVNKFNRLTLNELRQAVDAIKADASVKGVIVSSGKDVFIVGADITEFVDNFKLPEAELVAGNLEANRIFSDFEDLEVPTVAAINGIALGGGLEMCLAADYRIMSSSAKIGLPEVKLGIYPGFGGTVRLPRLIGSDNAIEWIAAGKENRAEDALKVGAVDAVVAPELLQAGALDLIKRAISGELDHKAKRQPKLEKLKLNAIEQMMAFETAKGFVAGQAGPNYPAPVEAIKTIQKAANFGRDKALEVEAAGFAKLARTSVAESLIGLFLNDQELKRKAKAHDEIAHDVKQAAVLGAGIMGGGIAYQSAVKGTPILMKDIREEAIQLGLNEASKLLGKRVEKGRLTPAKMAEALNAIRPTLSYGDFGNVDIVVEAVVENPKVKQAVLAEVEGQVKEDAILASNTSTISINLLAKALKRPENFVGMHFFNPVHMMPLVEVIRGEKSSEVAVATTVAYAKKMGKNPIVVNDCPGFLVNRVLFPYFGGFAKLVSAGVDFVRIDKVMEKFGWPMGPAYLMDVVGIDTGHHGRDVMAEGFPDRMKDDRRSAVDALYEANRLGQKNGKGFYAYETDKRGKPKKVADASVLDVLKPIIFEQREVSDEDIINWMMVPLCLETVRCLEDGIVETAAEADMGLVYGIGFPPFRGGALRYIDSIGVAEFVALADKYADLGPLYHATAKLREMAKNGQRFFN; translated from the coding sequence ATGATTTACGAAGGTAAAGCCATCACGGTTAAGGCTCTTGAAAGCGGCATCGTCGAACTGAAGTTCGACCTCAAGGGTGAGTCCGTCAACAAGTTCAACCGCCTCACCCTGAACGAGCTGCGTCAGGCAGTGGACGCCATCAAGGCCGACGCTTCGGTCAAGGGCGTGATCGTCAGCAGCGGCAAGGACGTGTTCATCGTCGGCGCCGACATCACCGAGTTCGTCGACAACTTCAAGCTGCCCGAGGCCGAACTGGTCGCCGGCAACCTGGAAGCCAACCGCATTTTCAGCGACTTCGAAGACCTCGAAGTACCAACCGTCGCCGCCATCAATGGCATCGCCCTGGGCGGTGGCCTGGAGATGTGCCTGGCGGCCGACTACCGGATCATGTCCAGCAGCGCCAAGATCGGCCTGCCGGAAGTCAAGCTGGGCATCTACCCAGGTTTCGGCGGTACCGTGCGTCTGCCGCGCCTGATCGGCTCGGACAACGCCATCGAGTGGATCGCTGCCGGTAAAGAGAACCGCGCCGAAGACGCGCTGAAAGTCGGCGCCGTCGACGCAGTGGTCGCCCCTGAACTGCTGCAGGCCGGTGCCCTGGACCTGATCAAGCGCGCCATCAGCGGCGAGCTGGACCACAAGGCCAAGCGCCAGCCCAAGCTCGAGAAGCTCAAGCTCAACGCCATCGAACAGATGATGGCCTTCGAGACCGCCAAGGGCTTCGTTGCCGGCCAGGCCGGCCCGAACTACCCGGCGCCGGTCGAAGCCATCAAGACCATCCAGAAAGCCGCCAACTTCGGTCGCGACAAGGCTCTGGAAGTCGAGGCCGCCGGCTTCGCCAAGCTGGCCCGTACTTCGGTAGCCGAAAGCCTGATCGGCCTGTTCCTGAACGACCAGGAGCTCAAGCGCAAGGCCAAGGCTCATGACGAAATCGCCCACGACGTGAAGCAGGCCGCCGTGCTCGGCGCCGGTATCATGGGTGGCGGCATCGCCTATCAGTCGGCGGTCAAGGGCACCCCGATCCTGATGAAGGATATCCGCGAGGAAGCCATCCAGCTGGGCCTGAACGAAGCCTCCAAGCTGCTCGGCAAGCGCGTCGAGAAAGGTCGCCTGACCCCGGCGAAGATGGCCGAGGCGCTCAACGCCATTCGCCCGACCCTGTCCTACGGCGATTTCGGCAATGTCGACATCGTTGTCGAAGCCGTGGTCGAAAACCCGAAGGTCAAGCAGGCCGTGCTGGCGGAAGTGGAAGGGCAGGTGAAGGAAGACGCGATCCTCGCCTCCAACACCTCGACCATCTCCATCAACCTGCTGGCCAAGGCGCTCAAGCGCCCTGAGAACTTCGTCGGCATGCACTTCTTCAACCCGGTGCACATGATGCCGCTGGTCGAAGTCATTCGTGGCGAGAAGTCCAGTGAAGTGGCGGTCGCCACCACCGTGGCCTACGCGAAGAAAATGGGCAAGAACCCGATCGTGGTCAACGACTGCCCGGGCTTCCTGGTCAACCGCGTGCTGTTCCCGTACTTCGGCGGTTTCGCCAAGCTGGTCAGCGCAGGCGTCGACTTCGTGCGCATCGACAAGGTCATGGAAAAGTTCGGCTGGCCAATGGGCCCGGCCTACCTGATGGACGTGGTCGGCATCGACACCGGCCACCATGGTCGCGACGTGATGGCCGAGGGCTTCCCGGACCGCATGAAGGATGATCGCCGCTCCGCCGTCGACGCCCTGTATGAGGCCAACCGCCTGGGCCAGAAGAACGGCAAGGGCTTCTACGCCTACGAGACCGACAAGCGCGGCAAACCGAAAAAAGTCGCCGACGCCAGCGTGCTCGACGTGCTCAAGCCGATCATCTTCGAACAGCGTGAAGTCAGCGACGAAGACATCATCAACTGGATGATGGTCCCGCTGTGCCTGGAAACCGTGCGCTGCCTGGAAGACGGCATCGTCGAGACCGCCGCCGAAGCCGACATGGGCCTGGTCTACGGCATCGGTTTCCCTCCCTTCCGCGGTGGCGCGCTGCGCTACATCGATTCGATCGGGGTCGCCGAGTTCGTCGCACTGGCCGACAAGTACGCCGACCTGGGGCCGCTGTACCACGCCACGGCGAAGCTGCGCGAAATGGCCAAGAACGGCCAGCGCTTCTTCAACTGA
- a CDS encoding universal stress protein, producing the protein MSYEHLLVAVDLTEECDPVIKRAKAIALASGAKVSLVHIVEPMAMAFGGDVPMDLSQLQQQQFDQAKERMDRLFNKYPDINRGDSHLVYGQPRQEIHQLAKDQKCDLIVVGSHGRHGLALLLGSTANDVLHGAPCDVLAVRLLKKE; encoded by the coding sequence ATGTCCTACGAACACCTTCTGGTCGCCGTCGACCTGACCGAAGAATGCGACCCGGTGATCAAGCGCGCCAAGGCCATTGCCCTGGCCAGCGGCGCCAAGGTCTCGCTGGTGCACATCGTCGAGCCCATGGCCATGGCCTTTGGTGGCGATGTGCCAATGGACCTCTCGCAGCTGCAACAGCAGCAGTTCGACCAGGCCAAGGAGCGCATGGACCGCCTGTTCAACAAGTACCCGGATATCAACCGTGGCGATTCGCACCTGGTCTATGGCCAGCCGCGCCAGGAGATCCATCAACTGGCCAAGGATCAGAAGTGCGACCTGATCGTGGTCGGCAGCCATGGCCGCCATGGTTTGGCGCTACTGCTGGGCTCCACCGCCAATGACGTGCTGCATGGCGCGCCTTGCGATGTGCTGGCAGTACGCCTGCTGAAGAAAGAATAA